Proteins encoded by one window of Bryobacteraceae bacterium:
- a CDS encoding response regulator transcription factor, with the protein MRILVIDDDVELCGLLSEFLQREGFEVRCAHTGETGLREVLASPFALVVLDVMLPGADGFTIMRRLREKSKVPVLMLTARGEDVDRILGLEFGADDYMPKPFNPRELAARIRAILRRAQPEKDDGEMLDANGVLLDAAARTVACDGRPVELTTFEFEILRLLMRAAGRVLSRDQLMEALYNRKATPFDRSIDVHIAHLRRKLESDRTIIKTIRGVGYQFLRGAEDAAE; encoded by the coding sequence GTGCGGATTCTGGTGATCGACGATGACGTCGAACTCTGCGGGCTCCTGAGCGAATTTCTCCAACGCGAAGGTTTCGAAGTCCGCTGCGCACACACGGGGGAAACCGGGCTCCGCGAGGTGCTGGCCTCGCCGTTCGCGCTGGTGGTGCTCGACGTGATGCTGCCCGGGGCTGACGGATTCACCATCATGCGCCGGCTGCGGGAGAAGAGCAAAGTCCCGGTGCTGATGCTCACCGCGCGGGGCGAAGACGTGGACCGCATTCTCGGCCTCGAATTCGGTGCCGACGACTACATGCCGAAGCCGTTCAACCCGCGCGAACTTGCCGCGCGGATTCGGGCCATCCTGCGGCGGGCGCAGCCGGAGAAGGATGACGGCGAGATGCTCGACGCGAACGGGGTGTTGCTCGACGCGGCGGCGCGGACGGTGGCCTGCGACGGGCGTCCGGTGGAGTTGACCACGTTCGAGTTCGAGATATTGCGCTTGTTGATGCGCGCCGCCGGACGCGTCCTCTCGCGGGACCAGCTCATGGAGGCGCTTTACAACCGCAAGGCGACGCCGTTCGACCGTTCGATCGACGTTCACATCGCGCACCTGCGGCGGAAGCTCGAATCGGACCGTACGATCATCAAGACGATCCGCGGCGTCGGTTATCAGTTTCTGCGCGGCGCTGAAGATGCGGCCGAATGA
- a CDS encoding ATP-binding protein has protein sequence MTTLLTSRMYVKVLAWLLVTILITSAGFLWVTARGDNTGAGPPYRRLMAAELEQLRRLHETGDRARMQEELRTFRDTGLEVAFTDHAGRDLTGPGDYSELIGRLEHRIVRRAPILHRGRLYWAIESADERYWLVFESPRRGTGWLFTAVRANLWIIASLALLSLWLAHHITSPIRRLRAVMESFGQGNLAARAGSGRGDEIGDLARSFDQMATRLERLVTSQRRLLADLSHELRTPLTRLGLAVELARSGGGEPAPLDRIQKEADRLNDLVGGLLQVTRGESDPAAIEMTPLPLDELAAEIVEESRLEANTAGIELNAEPVTVRGNAELLRRAIENVLRNAIRYSPHGEAVTVEVRDGTVAIRDRGPGVPAETLPLLFDAFYRVKNEHEAAPRGFGLGLSIARRAVELHGGTIRAENARPGLRVAISLAAAAPAPAPPRRSARPT, from the coding sequence ATGACAACGCTTCTCACCAGCCGGATGTACGTGAAGGTTCTGGCATGGCTGCTGGTCACGATCCTTATCACTAGCGCCGGGTTTCTGTGGGTGACGGCGCGCGGGGACAACACCGGCGCCGGCCCGCCTTATCGCCGCTTGATGGCCGCCGAACTCGAGCAACTGCGCCGCCTGCACGAAACGGGGGACCGGGCGCGGATGCAGGAAGAGCTGCGAACCTTCCGCGACACGGGGTTGGAAGTGGCCTTCACGGATCATGCCGGCCGCGATCTCACCGGCCCGGGCGACTACTCGGAGCTGATCGGGCGGCTGGAGCACCGCATCGTGAGGCGTGCGCCGATTCTGCATCGCGGGCGGCTGTACTGGGCCATCGAGAGCGCCGACGAACGCTACTGGCTGGTGTTCGAGAGCCCGCGCCGCGGAACGGGATGGCTGTTCACCGCGGTCCGCGCGAATCTTTGGATCATCGCTTCGCTGGCGCTGTTGTCGCTGTGGCTGGCGCACCACATCACGAGCCCGATCCGCCGGCTGCGGGCGGTGATGGAATCGTTCGGCCAGGGGAACCTGGCGGCGCGGGCCGGTTCCGGGCGAGGCGATGAAATCGGCGACCTGGCGCGGAGTTTCGATCAGATGGCGACGCGGCTGGAGCGGCTGGTGACGTCGCAGCGCCGGCTGCTCGCCGATCTCTCTCACGAACTCCGGACGCCGCTAACGCGGCTTGGGCTGGCGGTGGAGCTCGCGCGCTCCGGCGGCGGCGAACCCGCTCCGCTCGACCGGATCCAGAAAGAGGCGGACCGTCTGAACGACCTTGTCGGCGGGCTGCTCCAGGTAACGCGGGGCGAATCCGATCCGGCGGCGATCGAGATGACGCCGCTGCCGCTGGACGAACTGGCCGCGGAAATCGTGGAAGAGAGCCGGCTGGAGGCGAACACGGCCGGTATCGAATTGAACGCCGAACCAGTGACCGTACGGGGCAACGCCGAACTGCTGCGCCGCGCGATCGAGAACGTGCTTCGCAATGCGATCCGCTACTCACCGCACGGCGAAGCGGTCACGGTGGAGGTGCGCGACGGAACCGTGGCCATTCGCGACCGCGGTCCGGGCGTGCCCGCAGAGACGCTCCCTCTGCTTTTCGACGCCTTTTATCGGGTGAAGAACGAGCACGAAGCAGCGCCGCGGGGGTTCGGACTAGGGTTGTCGATCGCGCGCCGGGCGGTGGAGCTGCACGGCGGAACGATCCGAGCCGAAAACGCACGCCCTGGCCTGCGGGTCGCGATCAGCTTAGCCGCCGCAGCGCCTGCTCCAGCGCCTCCACGAAGAAGTGCTCGCCCCACATGA
- the pyrR gene encoding bifunctional pyr operon transcriptional regulator/uracil phosphoribosyltransferase PyrR → MPATREKAQLLSASEIDRTLVRLAHEILEKTDDLSKLAFVGIKRRGVPLAQRLAAKIEAIEDRKIPVGILDINLYRDDLTTVSSQPVVNSTELPFSITGMNIVLTDDVLYTGRTIRAALGALFEHGRPARVQLLVLIDRGWRELPIEAAYVGRKVQTTANEIIEVKFTEIDGVEKVMLAEKTE, encoded by the coding sequence ATGCCCGCCACCCGCGAGAAAGCGCAGTTGCTCAGCGCGAGCGAGATTGACCGGACGCTGGTCCGGCTCGCCCACGAAATCCTCGAGAAGACCGACGATCTGAGCAAACTCGCCTTCGTCGGCATCAAGCGCCGCGGCGTCCCGCTCGCCCAGCGCCTGGCGGCCAAAATCGAGGCCATCGAAGACCGCAAGATCCCCGTTGGCATCCTCGATATCAACCTCTACCGCGACGATCTCACCACCGTCTCGAGCCAGCCAGTCGTCAACTCCACCGAACTGCCCTTCTCAATCACCGGGATGAATATTGTTCTCACCGACGATGTGCTCTACACCGGCCGCACCATCCGCGCCGCGCTCGGCGCCCTCTTCGAACACGGCCGCCCGGCGCGCGTCCAACTCCTCGTCCTCATCGATCGCGGATGGCGCGAACTGCCCATCGAAGCGGCCTACGTCGGCCGCAAGGTGCAAACCACGGCCAACGAAATCATTGAGGTGAAGTTCACCGAAATCGACGGAGTCGAGAAGGTGATGCTCGCGGAGAAAACGGAGTAA
- a CDS encoding aspartate carbamoyltransferase catalytic subunit, translating into MAKGLLGIEDLDREEIQAILDRARDFQSPGKHDLLRGKMIVNLFFESSTRTRTSFEIAAKRLGADTISISASGSSVSKGESLVDTLNTLGAMRPNAIVMRHAASGAPHFLARHLPKTPIINAGDGTHEHPTQALLDARTILDHHASIEGLRVAIIGDIAHSRVARSNMHLLSKFGAKVVLCGPPTLLPRELECLVPGITLTYDMREAITGADVIMMLRVQLERQHETPFPPGEYFSFYGLRLEHIGLARQDVLVMHPGPINRGRELASEVADSQQSVILSQVENGVAVRMAVLERVMNQPAAGKKS; encoded by the coding sequence TTGGCCAAGGGGTTGCTCGGAATCGAAGATCTCGATCGCGAGGAGATCCAGGCGATCCTCGATCGCGCTCGCGATTTCCAGTCGCCCGGCAAGCACGACCTGCTGCGCGGCAAGATGATCGTGAACCTGTTCTTTGAGTCCTCCACGCGCACGAGGACCAGCTTCGAGATCGCCGCCAAGCGCCTCGGCGCCGACACCATCTCCATCTCCGCTTCCGGCTCCAGCGTCTCCAAGGGCGAATCGCTCGTCGATACGCTGAATACGCTCGGCGCGATGCGGCCCAATGCCATCGTGATGCGCCACGCCGCCTCCGGGGCGCCGCACTTCCTCGCCCGCCACCTGCCGAAAACGCCCATCATCAACGCCGGCGACGGCACCCACGAACACCCGACTCAGGCGCTGCTCGACGCGCGCACTATTCTCGACCATCACGCCTCCATCGAAGGCCTGCGCGTCGCGATCATCGGCGACATAGCCCACTCGCGCGTCGCCCGCTCCAACATGCACCTGCTCTCGAAGTTCGGCGCGAAGGTCGTACTGTGCGGTCCGCCTACGTTGCTCCCGCGCGAGCTCGAATGCCTCGTCCCCGGCATCACGCTCACCTACGACATGCGCGAAGCCATCACCGGCGCCGACGTGATCATGATGCTCCGCGTCCAACTGGAACGCCAGCACGAAACGCCCTTCCCGCCCGGCGAGTACTTCTCCTTCTATGGTCTGCGCCTGGAACACATCGGCCTCGCCCGCCAGGATGTGCTCGTGATGCATCCCGGCCCCATCAACCGCGGCCGCGAACTGGCGAGCGAAGTGGCGGACTCTCAGCAATCCGTGATTCTCAGCCAGGTGGAAAACGGTGTCGCCGTGCGCATGGCCGTGCTCGAGAGGGTGATGAACCAGCCTGCGGCCGGTAAGAAATCATGA
- a CDS encoding dihydroorotase has product MSSLLIRHGRVMDPAIGRDEVGDVLIVDGRIAGVGALAVNAADRTFDAHGLIVAPGFIDMHVHLREPGFEHAETIETGGKAAAAGGFTSICCMPNTMPVNDKATVTSYIVERARRLSPVNVFPIGAITKNSAGEELASIGAMKQAGIVAISDDGRPVMNSRVMRRAMELARGWDLPVIDHCEDLNLSAGGDMHEGCTSVSRGLRGIPGASEDVMVARDILLAELTGARLHVAHISTANAVNMVAFARSKGLRVSCEATPHHFAIADDETLPYDSNFKMKPPLRGARDVETVAAGLASGTVEVIATDHAPHPGDEKMQEFERCPFGITGLETAIGVTMKYLVHPGRISLMRMIELYTTGPARVLGWKDRGRLAEGAPGDVTIFDPAAVWSYDVNKSQSKSKNSPFHGVEFTGGPIAAVVAGEIVWQAR; this is encoded by the coding sequence ATGAGTTCGCTATTGATCCGCCACGGCCGGGTGATGGATCCGGCCATCGGCCGCGACGAAGTGGGCGATGTGCTCATCGTCGACGGCCGCATCGCCGGAGTCGGCGCGCTCGCCGTGAACGCCGCCGACCGCACTTTCGACGCCCATGGCCTTATCGTCGCCCCCGGCTTCATCGACATGCACGTCCACCTCCGCGAGCCCGGCTTCGAGCACGCCGAGACCATCGAGACGGGCGGCAAAGCGGCCGCGGCCGGCGGATTCACCTCCATCTGCTGCATGCCGAACACCATGCCGGTGAACGACAAAGCCACCGTCACCAGCTACATCGTCGAGCGCGCGCGCCGTCTCTCGCCCGTCAACGTGTTCCCCATCGGCGCCATCACCAAGAACAGCGCCGGCGAAGAGCTGGCTTCCATTGGCGCGATGAAGCAGGCCGGCATCGTCGCCATCTCCGACGACGGCCGTCCCGTGATGAACTCCCGCGTCATGCGCCGCGCCATGGAACTCGCCCGCGGCTGGGACCTCCCTGTCATCGACCATTGCGAGGACCTGAACCTCAGCGCCGGCGGCGACATGCACGAAGGCTGCACCAGCGTCAGCCGCGGACTCCGTGGGATCCCCGGCGCATCGGAAGACGTCATGGTGGCCCGCGATATCCTGCTCGCCGAACTTACCGGCGCACGGCTCCACGTGGCCCACATCTCCACCGCCAACGCCGTCAACATGGTGGCGTTCGCCCGAAGCAAAGGACTTCGCGTGAGCTGCGAAGCAACACCCCATCACTTCGCCATCGCCGACGACGAGACGCTCCCTTACGACAGCAACTTCAAAATGAAACCGCCGCTCCGTGGGGCCCGCGACGTCGAAACCGTCGCCGCCGGCCTCGCCTCCGGCACCGTCGAAGTGATCGCCACGGACCACGCGCCCCACCCCGGCGACGAAAAGATGCAGGAGTTCGAACGCTGCCCTTTCGGCATCACTGGCCTCGAAACCGCCATCGGCGTCACGATGAAGTACCTGGTCCACCCCGGCCGGATTTCGCTGATGCGCATGATCGAGCTCTACACCACCGGCCCGGCGCGGGTGCTCGGTTGGAAAGATCGCGGACGTCTCGCCGAGGGCGCGCCCGGCGACGTAACCATCTTTGACCCCGCCGCGGTTTGGTCCTACGACGTCAACAAGAGCCAATCGAAAAGCAAGAACTCTCCCTTCCATGGCGTCGAGTTCACGGGTGGACCCATTGCCGCCGTCGTGGCCGGGGAAATCGTGTGGCAGGCGCGCTGA